Proteins encoded by one window of Pseudomonas sp. PSKL.D1:
- a CDS encoding HAD family hydrolase: protein MPVKFILYDAFGTLLRIPNGRHPYRQLLREGARQGRKMQANDVHQIMTRHLDLAQAAEHFGIKISADHLAEIESVLKAELESIEAYDDGLRAVEILQAEGIRVAVASNLAAPYANPVRHHYPTMDAYGFSFAVGALKPQPFLYRATCELLGMEDTSTLTADEVMMIGDSEKCDRIGPQAVGIQGFLLNRNGGQDFTDLMAFAEHVLAYNRR, encoded by the coding sequence ATGCCAGTAAAATTCATACTTTATGACGCCTTCGGCACCCTGCTGCGGATCCCCAATGGCAGGCACCCTTATCGCCAGCTCTTGAGAGAGGGCGCGCGCCAAGGGCGAAAGATGCAGGCGAATGACGTGCACCAGATCATGACCCGTCATCTCGACTTGGCGCAGGCAGCAGAGCATTTCGGTATCAAGATCAGCGCCGACCATCTGGCCGAGATCGAGTCGGTGCTCAAGGCTGAGCTGGAGAGCATTGAAGCCTACGACGATGGGCTGCGCGCTGTAGAGATACTTCAGGCGGAGGGCATCAGGGTGGCCGTCGCTTCGAATCTGGCCGCGCCCTACGCCAATCCTGTGCGGCACCACTATCCGACGATGGACGCCTATGGCTTCAGCTTCGCTGTGGGCGCGTTGAAACCCCAGCCGTTCCTGTACAGGGCGACCTGTGAATTACTCGGGATGGAAGACACCAGCACCCTTACCGCAGATGAGGTGATGATGATTGGCGACTCAGAGAAGTGCGATCGCATTGGGCCGCAAGCAGTGGGCATTCAAGGCTTTCTCTTGAACCGCAACGGGGGTCAGGACTTCACTGATCTCATGGCGTTCGCAGAGCACGTGCTGGCGTACAACCGACGCTGA
- a CDS encoding DUF4427 domain-containing protein: MNSDKSNLLLPRVAHFFRDVNLIGSSCPEFIPESFPSYCQPDDDDWTAGLLLRLAMRMHHLWPTFGIRDGSRTILGPHPAVCFASFSLADLVAVHGGGAVNNEVVTKYAITFLQSAAKAGDVLPVIQWAEGQAYLQDGAPIKGLIRANGRIQYRYIAEESSGPIQPKPCSEWRWRYPGNYDDLIENIEEDGYEDNVIPGLDITLENWSGMGIVVPDLPTAGLLQYDVLCLIDLGLVSETHVDHILVCDQLPMSIEGLDDEALQQAFSNACLDFKSALNVSADEAQAADQDFSSRVIEQEASTAKWFVQEWGGCWLWFKDNTHPYVRALVKAGRVRPNLKGRYLASLDGLDRGRDLREREAIVLALSEQLREQYGIRSTYFSVRESYSPDEYPCYAGEIWGGGYFILPTPEEDDEDR; encoded by the coding sequence ATGAATTCGGATAAAAGTAACTTGTTGCTGCCTCGTGTCGCGCACTTCTTTCGCGATGTGAATCTTATTGGATCTTCCTGCCCAGAGTTTATACCTGAATCTTTCCCGTCATACTGCCAACCCGACGATGATGATTGGACTGCTGGACTTCTTCTCAGACTTGCCATGCGCATGCATCACCTGTGGCCTACATTCGGCATCCGCGACGGAAGCAGAACTATTCTGGGCCCGCATCCAGCCGTCTGTTTTGCGAGCTTCAGTCTCGCTGACCTCGTGGCTGTTCATGGCGGTGGTGCCGTAAATAATGAGGTGGTTACCAAGTACGCCATCACATTCCTGCAAAGCGCAGCCAAGGCAGGGGATGTCTTGCCAGTAATCCAGTGGGCCGAAGGGCAGGCATACCTTCAGGACGGAGCGCCGATCAAGGGCCTGATCCGGGCAAATGGTCGCATTCAGTACCGGTACATTGCAGAAGAATCGAGCGGGCCCATTCAGCCCAAGCCCTGTTCGGAATGGCGGTGGCGGTACCCAGGGAACTACGATGACCTCATAGAGAACATCGAGGAGGACGGTTACGAAGACAACGTCATCCCAGGTCTCGACATCACGCTGGAAAATTGGTCAGGCATGGGGATCGTCGTGCCTGACCTGCCAACGGCGGGCCTGCTCCAATACGACGTCTTGTGCCTGATCGACCTCGGGCTCGTTTCCGAGACCCATGTCGATCACATCCTCGTGTGCGACCAGCTCCCCATGAGCATTGAGGGCTTGGACGATGAAGCGCTGCAGCAGGCGTTTAGCAACGCCTGCCTTGATTTCAAATCCGCGTTGAACGTCTCTGCCGACGAGGCTCAAGCTGCAGACCAGGACTTCTCCAGCAGAGTCATAGAGCAGGAAGCCTCTACCGCCAAGTGGTTCGTGCAGGAGTGGGGTGGCTGCTGGCTCTGGTTTAAAGACAACACCCATCCTTATGTGAGAGCCCTGGTGAAGGCTGGTCGAGTCCGACCGAATCTCAAGGGGCGCTATCTTGCTTCACTGGACGGCTTGGATCGCGGGCGTGATTTGCGTGAGCGTGAGGCGATCGTGTTGGCACTGTCAGAGCAGCTGCGGGAGCAGTACGGCATCCGGAGCACCTACTTCAGTGTCCGGGAATCGTATTCTCCAGATGAGTATCCCTGCTACGCCGGCGAAATCTGGGGAGGCGGGTACTTTATCCTGCCGACGCCGGAGGAGGATGACGAGGATAGATGA
- a CDS encoding restriction endonuclease produces the protein MSVVAYSDADLEKRISRVQADLKSWAESHDIWYDSGFTTYAKRVGAEPGQEAVIFVLYSSGPLAQMLDGDLDPPLRAQLDQIADRHGFWYENYDGVSYYFFATTDELQTAYDAYFHWKWVCSLIVEDFGDLYGELYQYFHARPERLHNLHHRDFEIFLHRLFQSQGYESELGPGVGDGGVDVKLLQRGPLGDTLAYVQAKRYSPSNPIGLEAVAALRGVVANDGVDRGIFVTTSRYLPSAEAFARRSSGVLELKTSNDVAQWCKDAEGGVIKDKSTLISDTHILSVLRKVERGQHVSVLHARSGYSTIGNVFALVLKETRHAALLLILPKVNVGGAPGALEGHEVPMLDDRVLGFKNSHTVFRGKRRVDDHGAVSYWDGRNLFHVWDRRPCHFSLLD, from the coding sequence GTGGCTTCACTACGTATGCGAAGCGGGTCGGTGCAGAGCCCGGCCAAGAGGCGGTCATCTTCGTTTTATACAGTTCTGGCCCTTTAGCACAGATGCTGGATGGCGATCTGGATCCCCCTTTGCGGGCTCAGCTTGATCAGATCGCCGACAGGCACGGTTTCTGGTACGAGAACTACGACGGTGTCTCTTACTATTTCTTCGCGACAACGGATGAGCTTCAAACCGCCTACGACGCGTACTTTCACTGGAAGTGGGTGTGCAGCCTTATCGTCGAGGATTTTGGCGACTTGTACGGCGAGCTTTACCAGTACTTTCACGCTCGCCCGGAGCGCCTGCACAACCTACATCACAGAGATTTCGAGATATTTTTGCATCGGCTCTTTCAGAGTCAAGGCTATGAATCGGAACTTGGGCCTGGCGTCGGGGACGGTGGGGTCGATGTCAAGCTGCTTCAACGCGGGCCTTTGGGAGACACGCTCGCCTATGTCCAAGCCAAGCGCTATTCACCATCCAACCCAATCGGGCTGGAGGCTGTTGCCGCTCTCCGGGGTGTCGTGGCGAATGATGGTGTAGATCGCGGCATCTTTGTCACCACCTCGCGGTACTTGCCTAGCGCTGAGGCTTTTGCACGGCGGTCATCTGGGGTGCTTGAGCTCAAAACATCGAATGATGTTGCCCAGTGGTGTAAGGATGCTGAAGGTGGGGTGATCAAGGATAAATCGACGCTGATTTCAGACACTCATATCCTGTCTGTTTTGCGTAAGGTCGAGCGGGGGCAGCATGTCAGCGTCCTTCATGCCCGGTCGGGCTATTCCACCATTGGAAACGTGTTTGCCCTGGTTCTCAAAGAAACTCGGCACGCAGCTCTGTTGTTGATTCTTCCAAAGGTTAACGTGGGTGGAGCCCCTGGTGCGCTTGAAGGGCACGAGGTTCCGATGCTCGACGACAGGGTGCTCGGCTTCAAGAATTCACACACGGTTTTCAGAGGCAAACGAAGGGTCGATGACCATGGAGCGGTAAGCTACTGGGATGGCCGGAATCTGTTCCATGTCTGGGATAGACGCCCCTGTCACTTCAGTCTTCTGGATTGA